In one Erythrobacteraceae bacterium WH01K genomic region, the following are encoded:
- a CDS encoding cytochrome P450, which produces MARAKYFEGIRKAQEEDAAGGDGGPPIPFSIDALRPDSWRARVTGRLTQAAIPYVYALSRQYRPVLDLAGLVHVTRAEQVRDVLARPQDFIVPFEPEMKELGGGSTFLLGLDGQDHDRLHAILTRVLLPGDVARIGAMAEQFSDGILDNARGEIDVIADLLRRVPTEICLRYFGLSCPDPDLFADWTLAISALLFGDPYGDPVTRRLAKHAQVRLTAVIEEAIARHRQVLSHGSPRLEARTTLVERFLLVQREDPSLTDGDIGAMLLGLAAGFVPTNTLAGAKMLEELLDRPEALEMAQAAARSGDAEAMRRIVLEAGRLNPALAPGQWRYCPKEATLSVDGKPRVIPAGSTLLVSTQSAMRDPREWDRPNAFRIDRVRADGSYQEPDLMFGIGSHRCLGEHHAVAQISGCFTALFRRDRVARARWCRGRVKYAGPFPRNLVLTYSAPDTKQSMFLVIAPVTDGASKEQVEETIAALGHPAQAGIRAALDRTNVVHFASLVALESERGLDVVFELSCDGDIPGALARIEEEAGDLLHPVFAHCGLRHDERLRIFLGAHVVTLHGKLWGATGLDFNGLGEFPVERTARQARFADFAGRTLRDYVATETARGSHPTLTLNHLRRILRGDPVLRAEATDAQKQLMDEAQREGWDAFHLGTDRMRLQLAKFRQIKGWWAILWRFLGTGDGLSVWFPVLAVVLLATAVIRSALGEGIALPWLVAPLLGIIAGLLVVAAIAGLFVWRLRVLETSEVPSTERASMDHLKALAAAEDHPGYAQNHVLAVGRLKKGAFRTFLHALALWGIRMIITHGIRPGFVWNMGTIHYARWWRLPGTRVVAFYSNFDGSWENYLEDFIVRASEGQTAAWSNWEGFPKSRLMMLDGALDSDAFKQFTRTVQRAAPFWYARFPELTSDQIRNNGQIHVGAALGRTATEAEEWVRCFSSMPRTANMVETDEVQALVFRGMKRLPYSVALVAKLPGDPVSLGNWLCWVRGRPMQVGAVQAGAGGNADEVLEELLKHEVITPVPRAGGRRTEYALAHSLSITFGDRPLMGFDAWSDKARKEEGKDKRSDADRAMGQAVFLGLTAVGLAKFDAPNMPAGSAWDGLPGAFRMGMAARHRINGDRGADSPKHWRWHDDPSGDDPAEATLMLYAATPEALQRMVTIHAGLLENHGGSVLHQTDCAPVSDHPDRTDFEHFGFRDGISQPVMRGTTRSVRNVPERDIVEPGEFVIGYPNDSGYMPESPHLPADADIACALPVVIGDNLSRYTDFGDGSLANAPRDFGRNGTFLVIRELAQDVDGFEKGAETAAGQLSEGALGDLYKLVGQMPDAEWVKAKMMGRWPDGRPLIGNPVRREGDQVSPERWAENDFSYALDDPQGLACPFAAHIRRTNPRDSKHPDDPHEQAISNRHRLLRRGRPYTRADGEKGLLFACFCTDIERQFEFVQQHWADAPAFHGLDNEPDPIIGADPVAVRDGETRERGFTIPTAAGPVRLGGLRKYVTMKGGGYFFMPSRSALGWLADISLRKGNIFRSDPSR; this is translated from the coding sequence ATGGCCAGGGCGAAATATTTCGAAGGCATCAGGAAAGCGCAGGAAGAGGACGCAGCCGGGGGTGATGGCGGGCCGCCTATCCCTTTCTCCATCGATGCGCTGCGCCCGGACAGCTGGCGCGCCCGGGTAACGGGCAGGCTGACGCAGGCGGCCATTCCCTACGTCTATGCCCTATCGCGGCAATACAGGCCGGTGCTGGACCTTGCCGGGCTGGTTCACGTGACCCGCGCCGAACAGGTCCGCGACGTGCTGGCCCGCCCGCAGGACTTCATCGTTCCGTTCGAACCCGAAATGAAGGAGCTGGGCGGGGGATCGACTTTCCTGCTGGGGCTGGACGGGCAGGATCACGACCGCCTGCATGCGATATTGACCCGCGTCCTGCTGCCGGGAGACGTCGCGCGCATCGGGGCCATGGCGGAGCAGTTTAGCGACGGCATCCTCGACAATGCGCGGGGCGAAATCGACGTCATCGCCGACCTCCTGCGCCGCGTGCCGACCGAGATCTGCCTGCGCTATTTCGGGCTGAGCTGTCCCGACCCCGACCTGTTTGCCGACTGGACGCTGGCCATATCGGCCCTGCTGTTCGGGGATCCCTATGGCGATCCGGTGACGCGGCGGCTGGCGAAGCACGCGCAGGTCCGCCTGACGGCCGTCATCGAAGAAGCGATCGCGCGCCACCGGCAGGTCCTGTCCCATGGCAGCCCGCGACTGGAGGCGCGCACCACGCTGGTGGAGCGGTTCCTGCTGGTGCAGCGGGAGGATCCCTCGCTGACCGATGGCGACATCGGCGCCATGCTGCTGGGCCTTGCCGCAGGCTTCGTGCCGACGAATACATTGGCCGGGGCCAAGATGCTGGAGGAACTGCTGGACCGCCCGGAGGCGCTGGAGATGGCGCAGGCGGCAGCCCGGTCCGGGGATGCCGAAGCGATGCGACGGATCGTGCTGGAGGCAGGCCGCCTGAACCCTGCGCTCGCGCCGGGCCAGTGGCGCTATTGCCCGAAGGAGGCGACGTTGTCCGTCGATGGCAAGCCGCGTGTGATCCCCGCCGGTTCGACGCTGCTGGTATCCACCCAGTCAGCCATGCGCGACCCGCGCGAATGGGACCGCCCGAACGCGTTCCGGATCGACCGGGTCCGGGCCGACGGGTCGTACCAGGAACCGGACCTGATGTTCGGCATCGGCTCCCATCGCTGTCTCGGCGAACACCATGCCGTGGCCCAGATATCGGGCTGTTTCACCGCATTGTTCCGCCGTGACCGGGTCGCCCGGGCCCGCTGGTGCAGGGGGCGGGTGAAATATGCCGGGCCCTTCCCGCGCAACCTCGTCCTGACCTATTCTGCGCCGGACACGAAACAGTCCATGTTCCTGGTGATCGCGCCTGTCACCGACGGCGCATCGAAGGAACAGGTGGAGGAAACAATCGCAGCGCTCGGCCACCCGGCTCAGGCTGGGATACGCGCCGCGCTCGACCGGACGAACGTGGTTCATTTCGCATCCCTCGTTGCGCTCGAATCCGAACGCGGTCTCGACGTGGTGTTCGAACTGAGCTGCGACGGCGACATTCCCGGCGCGCTGGCAAGGATCGAGGAGGAGGCGGGTGACTTGCTGCACCCCGTCTTCGCCCATTGCGGCCTGCGCCATGACGAGCGGCTGCGGATCTTCCTGGGCGCCCATGTCGTGACGCTGCATGGCAAGCTGTGGGGAGCGACGGGCCTCGATTTCAACGGACTGGGCGAATTCCCGGTCGAGCGGACTGCGCGGCAGGCGCGGTTCGCGGATTTCGCGGGCCGGACCTTGCGCGATTACGTCGCGACCGAGACCGCGCGGGGCAGCCATCCGACGCTGACCCTGAACCATTTGCGCCGCATCCTGCGGGGCGATCCTGTGCTGCGGGCAGAGGCGACCGATGCGCAGAAACAGCTGATGGACGAGGCGCAGCGCGAAGGGTGGGATGCCTTCCATCTCGGCACGGACCGGATGCGACTGCAATTGGCAAAATTCCGGCAGATAAAGGGATGGTGGGCGATCCTGTGGCGCTTTCTCGGCACGGGCGACGGGCTTTCCGTGTGGTTCCCCGTGCTGGCCGTCGTGCTACTGGCGACCGCCGTCATCCGCTCTGCGCTGGGCGAGGGGATTGCCCTGCCATGGCTGGTGGCCCCGCTGCTGGGCATCATCGCAGGGCTGCTGGTGGTGGCGGCGATTGCCGGCCTGTTCGTCTGGCGTTTGCGTGTGCTGGAGACCTCCGAAGTCCCCAGCACCGAGCGTGCCTCGATGGACCACCTGAAGGCGCTGGCCGCAGCGGAGGATCACCCCGGCTACGCCCAGAACCACGTGCTGGCAGTCGGGCGGCTGAAAAAAGGGGCATTTCGCACCTTCCTCCACGCCTTGGCGCTGTGGGGCATCCGGATGATCATCACCCACGGCATCCGTCCGGGCTTCGTGTGGAACATGGGTACGATCCACTATGCCCGCTGGTGGCGCCTGCCGGGGACGCGGGTCGTCGCGTTCTATTCCAATTTCGATGGCAGCTGGGAAAACTACCTGGAAGATTTCATCGTCCGGGCGAGCGAGGGCCAGACCGCCGCTTGGAGCAATTGGGAAGGCTTCCCGAAATCGCGCCTGATGATGCTTGACGGGGCGCTCGATTCCGATGCGTTCAAGCAATTCACCCGGACCGTCCAGCGGGCCGCACCGTTCTGGTATGCGCGCTTCCCGGAACTGACGTCCGACCAGATCCGCAATAATGGGCAGATCCATGTGGGGGCCGCGCTGGGACGCACCGCGACCGAGGCGGAGGAATGGGTCCGCTGCTTCAGCTCCATGCCGCGCACCGCGAACATGGTCGAAACCGACGAGGTGCAGGCACTGGTCTTTCGCGGGATGAAGCGGCTTCCATACTCGGTCGCCCTGGTCGCGAAACTGCCCGGCGATCCGGTCAGTCTGGGCAATTGGCTGTGCTGGGTTCGCGGGCGGCCCATGCAGGTCGGCGCGGTGCAGGCCGGCGCTGGCGGGAACGCGGACGAAGTGCTGGAAGAACTGCTGAAGCACGAGGTCATCACCCCCGTCCCGCGTGCCGGAGGGCGGCGGACCGAATACGCCCTGGCGCATTCGCTCAGCATCACGTTCGGGGATCGCCCGCTGATGGGTTTCGATGCGTGGTCGGACAAGGCCCGAAAGGAAGAGGGCAAGGACAAGCGCAGCGATGCCGACAGGGCGATGGGGCAGGCGGTATTCCTCGGCCTGACGGCGGTGGGCCTGGCGAAGTTCGATGCGCCGAACATGCCGGCCGGCTCTGCTTGGGACGGCCTGCCCGGTGCATTCCGGATGGGCATGGCAGCGCGGCACCGGATCAATGGCGACCGCGGCGCGGATTCTCCGAAGCACTGGCGCTGGCATGACGATCCGTCCGGGGACGACCCCGCGGAGGCGACCCTGATGCTCTATGCCGCCACGCCCGAGGCCCTGCAGCGCATGGTGACGATCCACGCCGGATTGCTGGAAAACCATGGCGGTTCGGTCCTCCACCAGACCGATTGCGCGCCCGTTTCCGACCATCCCGACCGCACGGATTTCGAGCATTTCGGTTTTCGCGACGGTATTTCGCAGCCGGTCATGCGGGGCACGACCCGCTCGGTCAGGAACGTGCCGGAGCGCGACATCGTGGAGCCGGGCGAGTTCGTCATCGGCTATCCCAACGATTCAGGCTACATGCCGGAAAGCCCGCATCTGCCCGCAGACGCCGACATTGCCTGCGCGCTGCCGGTGGTCATCGGCGACAATCTGTCGCGCTATACCGATTTCGGGGACGGCAGCCTCGCCAACGCGCCGCGCGATTTCGGGCGCAATGGCACGTTCCTGGTCATCCGCGAACTGGCGCAGGACGTGGACGGGTTCGAGAAAGGTGCTGAAACCGCGGCCGGACAGCTTTCGGAAGGGGCGCTGGGCGATCTCTACAAGCTGGTCGGGCAGATGCCCGATGCCGAATGGGTGAAGGCCAAGATGATGGGCCGCTGGCCCGACGGACGCCCGCTGATCGGCAATCCGGTGCGCAGGGAGGGCGACCAGGTTTCGCCCGAGCGATGGGCGGAAAACGATTTCTCTTACGCGCTCGACGATCCGCAAGGCCTCGCCTGCCCCTTCGCCGCGCATATAAGGCGCACCAATCCCCGCGACAGCAAGCATCCGGACGACCCGCACGAACAGGCGATTTCCAACCGCCACCGCCTGCTGCGAAGGGGGCGGCCATACACGCGTGCCGATGGCGAGAAGGGGCTGCTGTTCGCGTGCTTCTGCACCGATATCGAGCGGCAATTCGAATTCGTGCAGCAGCACTGGGCCGATGCGCCCGCCTTTCACGGGCTAGACAACGAACCCGATCCGATCATCGGGGCCGATCCGGTCGCGGTCCGGGACGGCGAGACGCGCGAGCGCGGGTTCACCATTCCGACGGCGGCAGGCCCGGTCCGGCTTGGCGGCCTGCGGAAATACGTGACGATGAAAGGCGGCGGCTATTTCTTCATGCCCAGCCGTTCGGCCCTGGGCTGGCTTGCCGACATATCCCTGAGGAAGGGCAACATCTTTCGCAGCGATCCCTCGCGATGA
- a CDS encoding queuosine precursor transporter produces MDTDFTTAPSGTPSPHAMPRGLFVLSLLYGGMAVLAGFLAFKQVQLPFTNLAVEAGIFAFLILVVVSSTIAQVYGDATARRLVWWGFLPLAVSAVLIFLVLSLPASPEMLEYRASDLAAFETVLSQTPRIMAAGPAAYLVSLLLNVWLFSRLRGKTSGEGTTTGLMIRGAIASALSQAIDSVIFVTLAFYGEFDITNLLIGQVIAKVVLSLVLVPPLIALFVRIARRLG; encoded by the coding sequence ATGGATACCGACTTCACCACCGCACCTTCGGGCACCCCGTCCCCGCATGCGATGCCCCGCGGCCTGTTCGTCCTGTCCCTGCTTTATGGCGGGATGGCCGTTCTGGCCGGGTTCCTGGCGTTCAAGCAGGTGCAACTGCCCTTCACCAACCTGGCGGTGGAGGCAGGCATTTTCGCCTTCCTGATCCTGGTCGTCGTCTCCAGCACGATCGCGCAGGTGTACGGGGATGCCACCGCGCGCAGGCTGGTGTGGTGGGGTTTCCTGCCGCTGGCCGTGTCGGCGGTCCTGATCTTCCTGGTGCTGTCGCTGCCCGCTTCGCCGGAAATGCTGGAATATCGCGCCAGCGACCTTGCCGCGTTCGAGACGGTATTGTCGCAGACCCCGCGCATCATGGCGGCGGGTCCGGCGGCCTATCTGGTATCGCTGCTGCTCAATGTCTGGCTGTTCTCCCGCCTGCGCGGCAAGACGAGCGGCGAGGGCACCACCACCGGCCTGATGATCCGCGGCGCCATCGCGTCCGCGCTCAGCCAGGCGATCGATTCGGTCATCTTCGTGACGCTCGCCTTCTATGGCGAGTTCGACATCACCAACCTGCTGATCGGACAGGTCATCGCGAAGGTCGTGCTGTCGCTTGTCCTGGTCCCGCCGCTGATTGCCCTGTTCGTGCGCATCGCCCGCCGGCTGGGCTGA
- a CDS encoding nucleoside transporter C-terminal domain-containing protein, translated as MHPILTSLCGIIAILLVAFLLSTGKRRISLRVVGAAFALQAITALLVLRTPFGVQAIQGLSNGVIALLDYSKVGIEAVFGPMDANPFTNTFVIAALPVIIFFAALVSILYHWGIMQRLVRWVGGAIGWITGISKVEALGSAANIFVGQSESPLVVRPYLASLSPSRLFTLMSVGMAGVAGTILAAYASFIGEEAVPFLLAAAFMSAPGGILMAKIIMPDDESDLARGAAELAGLEEEDIHLPKSRISAEGPGALVEGGVPHEVEIAQTFEEGHVPANVIEAAAQGTQTGVKLAVAVGAMVLTFVALVALANGVLGGIGGLFGYPELSFQQLLGFIFAPVMFLIGVPWEDAGVAGGLFGTKIVLNEFVAFIELGALGDGTFSQRTTAIVTFALCGFANFSSIAIQMAVTGGLAPNQRPVIARLGLRALAAGSLANLMSAALAGLFLPY; from the coding sequence ATGCATCCGATCCTGACCAGCCTGTGCGGCATCATCGCGATCCTGCTGGTTGCCTTCCTGTTGTCCACGGGCAAGCGCCGCATTTCGCTCAGGGTCGTGGGCGCCGCCTTCGCGCTGCAGGCCATCACCGCGCTGCTGGTGCTAAGGACTCCGTTCGGGGTGCAGGCGATCCAAGGGCTGTCCAACGGGGTCATCGCCCTGCTGGATTATTCCAAGGTGGGGATCGAGGCGGTGTTCGGCCCGATGGATGCCAACCCGTTCACCAATACCTTCGTCATTGCAGCCCTGCCGGTCATCATCTTCTTCGCCGCGCTGGTTTCGATCCTCTATCACTGGGGCATCATGCAGCGGCTGGTGCGCTGGGTCGGCGGGGCGATCGGCTGGATTACCGGTATCAGCAAGGTCGAGGCGCTGGGCAGCGCCGCCAATATCTTCGTTGGCCAGTCGGAAAGCCCGCTGGTTGTGCGCCCCTATCTCGCGTCCCTGTCGCCCAGTCGCCTGTTCACGCTGATGAGCGTGGGCATGGCCGGCGTCGCAGGCACGATCCTGGCGGCCTATGCCAGCTTCATCGGGGAAGAGGCGGTGCCGTTCCTGCTGGCAGCGGCCTTCATGTCCGCGCCGGGCGGTATCCTGATGGCGAAGATCATCATGCCCGACGACGAGAGCGACCTGGCGCGCGGCGCGGCGGAACTGGCCGGGCTGGAAGAAGAGGATATTCACCTGCCCAAGTCGCGCATCAGCGCGGAAGGTCCGGGCGCGCTGGTCGAAGGCGGCGTCCCGCACGAGGTGGAAATCGCCCAGACATTCGAGGAAGGGCACGTCCCTGCCAACGTGATCGAGGCTGCGGCACAGGGCACGCAGACCGGGGTGAAGCTGGCCGTTGCGGTCGGCGCGATGGTGCTGACCTTCGTGGCGCTGGTGGCGCTGGCCAATGGGGTGCTGGGCGGAATCGGCGGCCTGTTCGGCTATCCCGAACTCTCGTTCCAGCAGCTGCTCGGCTTCATCTTCGCCCCCGTCATGTTCCTGATCGGCGTGCCGTGGGAAGATGCAGGTGTCGCGGGCGGATTGTTCGGCACGAAGATCGTCCTCAACGAATTCGTCGCCTTCATCGAACTTGGCGCTCTGGGGGACGGTACGTTCAGCCAGCGCACGACCGCCATCGTCACTTTCGCGCTGTGCGGCTTTGCCAATTTCAGCTCGATCGCGATCCAGATGGCGGTGACGGGCGGCCTTGCCCCGAACCAGCGCCCCGTGATCGCCCGGCTCGGCCTGCGGGCGCTTGCGGCCGGCAGTCTCGCCAACCTGATGAGCGCGGCGCTGGCGGGCCTCTTCCTGCCCTATTAA
- a CDS encoding 2-oxoglutarate and iron-dependent oxygenase domain-containing protein, whose product MTESRTADTARAGAIASVSLDRPLDDIADELGRSFAEFGFGVIRDHGIDAGLIARAEEMSKAFFALPDATKRAYKIEGGGGARGYTPFGTEKAKDAKVHDLKEFWHVGRDLPEGHALSDFMAPNIWPSEVDGFRETFEDLYAAFEMAGARVLKAIALHLGLERDFFEPTIADGNSVMRLLHYPPMDSADAEGAIRAAAHGDINTITLLLGAEEAGLELLTKQGEWLAVDPPAGALVVNIGDMLERLTAGRLRSTTHRVVNPRGEAAGRARYSMPFFLHFRPDYLIDPASLAAASYSESGAGIAADSASYTPITAHDFLMQRLREINLA is encoded by the coding sequence ATGACCGAATCCCGCACCGCAGACACCGCCCGGGCAGGCGCCATCGCCTCCGTTTCCCTCGACCGTCCTCTGGACGACATTGCCGACGAATTGGGACGCAGCTTCGCCGAATTCGGCTTCGGCGTCATCCGCGACCACGGGATCGACGCCGGACTGATCGCGCGGGCGGAAGAGATGTCGAAGGCGTTCTTCGCGTTGCCGGATGCGACCAAGCGCGCCTACAAGATCGAGGGCGGCGGCGGTGCGCGCGGCTACACCCCTTTCGGGACCGAGAAAGCCAAGGATGCGAAGGTCCATGACCTGAAGGAATTCTGGCATGTCGGGCGCGACCTGCCCGAAGGGCACGCGCTGTCCGATTTCATGGCGCCCAATATCTGGCCGTCGGAGGTCGATGGTTTCCGCGAGACGTTCGAAGACCTCTACGCCGCATTCGAGATGGCCGGCGCGCGCGTGCTGAAAGCCATCGCCCTGCATCTGGGGCTGGAGCGGGATTTCTTCGAGCCGACGATTGCGGACGGAAATTCGGTGATGCGCCTGCTGCATTACCCGCCGATGGACAGCGCCGATGCCGAAGGCGCCATCCGCGCCGCCGCGCATGGCGACATCAACACCATTACCCTGCTGCTGGGGGCGGAGGAAGCCGGGCTGGAATTGCTGACGAAGCAGGGCGAGTGGCTGGCGGTCGATCCCCCGGCGGGCGCGCTGGTCGTCAATATCGGCGACATGCTGGAACGCCTGACTGCCGGACGCCTGCGTTCCACCACCCACCGCGTGGTCAATCCCCGCGGGGAAGCGGCGGGCCGGGCGCGCTATTCCATGCCCTTCTTCCTGCATTTCCGCCCGGACTACCTGATCGACCCGGCCAGCCTTGCTGCGGCTAGCTATTCCGAGTCGGGCGCTGGAATTGCAGCAGATTCCGCCAGCTACACGCCCATCACGGCCCACGATTTCCTGATGCAGCGCCTGCGAGAGATAAATCTCGCCTGA
- a CDS encoding carboxypeptidase regulatory-like domain-containing protein — protein sequence MKIKYLLAASVATIGTAVAMPAPLAAQQITSGIEGTVSGADGVPLSGATVVVTDTRTGQVSTLRTDTDGSFRAGSLVPGGPYTVTVTAAGFEGQSVEDQFITISGNTSYDFELTAASAANNADVIVVTAQRAGVQQLAVGPGTAFGEATLEAFPSLTRDVRDIIRLDPRVSLDRANEVDRISCLGGNDRSNTFTVDGIVQADVFGLNGTPFAARNALPLPFDVIRETSVEFAPFDVEYSDFTGCLVNVVTKSGQNEFHGSAFFTFRNDDLRGDSLEGVDNIASPFEEKRWGATLGGPIVKDRLFFYAGYEETDLGNANEFGPFGGGFANEAAFVTQAQFDRFAQIARDVYGQDVGGYPVTLPESSVRYFGRVDAYITDDHRLEGTYQRLEETNVESDTGDQELTGLNSFEDEGTVSDYYSARLYSDWSDTISTEIRVSRSEVADVQGPVGFGEAQSDNPTVRLSVLVPNETSGLIPGGQNGLLSTGPGIFRSANALNTKVDQAKVQMNIDGGDHLFKIGAEVNDLEVFNLFAINATGTLFFSSLDDFAAGRVAPGAFSSVFGGGADAVAGGALGGGDISATPSGDINEAAASFGRTIWSFYAQDEWQATSHLSITAGLRAQLYDGDAPRPNPQFAARYGFTNANAFSKLDTVLLPRLSATYEFDNDGFFSNSRFTAGYGKFSGGDPIVYFSNAFSNNGFSTGQEDTFGPCDAITNTDGSITVVENGQFTGFPECARIAASAEAAAGLSDTQSTDPDFDVPTVSRFNASFTTDFGTPTGFFSGWRLNLDYIYSRFHDTLNFVDLAQTPDIRTNGGFTVDGRPIYAAIDPTAAGCGATLVGSGGTPPVYNNVTPACFATGRDDEIQLTNGPSYDSHVASISLAKNFNGGIITDGGNVNFRLGYAFTDSNNNRNVGSSTATSSYDVTAAFDRQNPAISTSNYETRHNFSAALNLREQFIDGYDTSLGIFFRAYEGRPYSLTFDGGGVFNDSSSGSDNAVLYIPTGVNDPNVSPLSDAGAVADLLNYLNTSEVGEQCSFTAGQSIARNSCRNDWNYDLDLRLSQEVPFIGSFTGIANDRLELFADFDNFLNFIDDGANIIASRGDFVDLVDGGVDDQGRYIISGFNPDDTEFVGTTSSIWRIQVGVRYEF from the coding sequence ATGAAGATCAAATATCTCCTCGCTGCCAGCGTCGCCACGATCGGCACCGCTGTCGCCATGCCTGCCCCGCTTGCGGCGCAGCAGATTACCTCCGGCATCGAAGGTACCGTTTCCGGCGCCGACGGCGTTCCGCTTTCGGGTGCGACCGTGGTCGTCACTGATACGCGTACCGGCCAGGTCAGCACGCTGCGCACCGACACCGACGGTTCGTTCCGCGCCGGTTCGCTCGTCCCGGGCGGCCCCTACACCGTGACCGTCACGGCGGCCGGCTTCGAAGGCCAGTCGGTCGAAGACCAGTTCATCACGATTTCGGGCAACACGTCCTACGATTTCGAACTGACCGCTGCATCTGCCGCAAACAATGCCGATGTCATCGTCGTCACCGCGCAGCGCGCCGGCGTGCAGCAGCTTGCCGTCGGACCGGGCACGGCCTTCGGCGAAGCCACGCTGGAAGCATTCCCGTCGCTGACCCGCGACGTTCGCGACATCATCCGTCTCGACCCGCGCGTCAGCCTCGACCGCGCCAACGAAGTCGACCGTATCTCGTGCCTCGGCGGCAACGACCGTTCGAACACCTTCACCGTCGACGGCATCGTCCAGGCCGACGTCTTCGGCCTCAACGGCACGCCGTTCGCAGCGCGTAACGCCCTGCCGCTGCCGTTCGACGTGATCCGCGAAACCTCGGTCGAGTTCGCACCGTTCGACGTCGAATATTCCGACTTCACCGGCTGTCTCGTCAACGTCGTGACCAAGTCCGGCCAGAACGAATTCCACGGCTCGGCCTTCTTCACCTTCCGCAATGACGACCTGCGCGGCGACTCGCTGGAAGGCGTCGACAACATCGCTTCGCCGTTCGAGGAAAAGCGCTGGGGCGCCACGCTTGGCGGCCCGATCGTCAAGGACCGCCTGTTCTTCTACGCCGGTTACGAGGAAACCGATCTTGGCAACGCCAACGAATTCGGTCCCTTCGGCGGCGGCTTCGCCAACGAAGCGGCCTTCGTGACGCAGGCCCAGTTCGACCGTTTCGCGCAGATCGCGCGTGACGTGTACGGCCAGGATGTCGGCGGCTACCCGGTTACCCTGCCGGAATCGAGCGTGCGCTATTTCGGCCGCGTCGATGCCTACATCACCGACGACCACCGCCTCGAAGGCACGTATCAGCGCCTGGAAGAAACCAATGTCGAATCCGATACCGGCGACCAGGAGCTGACGGGCCTCAACTCGTTCGAGGACGAAGGCACGGTCTCCGACTACTACTCCGCACGTCTCTACTCCGACTGGTCCGACACGATCTCGACCGAGATCCGCGTCAGCCGTTCGGAAGTAGCAGACGTCCAGGGCCCGGTGGGGTTCGGTGAAGCGCAGTCGGACAACCCGACCGTGCGCCTGTCGGTTCTCGTTCCCAACGAAACCAGCGGCCTGATCCCGGGGGGCCAGAACGGCCTGCTCAGCACCGGTCCCGGCATCTTCCGTTCGGCCAACGCGCTCAACACGAAGGTCGACCAGGCCAAGGTCCAGATGAATATCGACGGCGGCGATCACCTGTTCAAGATCGGCGCAGAGGTGAACGACCTGGAAGTCTTCAACCTGTTTGCCATCAACGCGACCGGTACGCTGTTCTTCAGCAGCCTGGACGATTTCGCGGCTGGCCGCGTTGCTCCGGGTGCCTTCTCCAGCGTGTTCGGCGGCGGCGCCGATGCGGTTGCCGGCGGCGCTCTTGGCGGCGGCGACATCTCGGCCACGCCGAGCGGCGACATCAACGAAGCGGCGGCATCTTTCGGCCGCACCATCTGGTCGTTCTACGCCCAGGACGAATGGCAGGCGACCAGCCACCTTTCGATCACGGCCGGCCTTCGTGCCCAGCTGTATGACGGCGACGCCCCGCGTCCCAACCCGCAGTTCGCTGCCCGTTACGGCTTCACCAACGCCAACGCGTTCAGCAAGCTCGACACCGTGCTGCTGCCGCGCCTGTCGGCGACCTACGAATTCGACAATGACGGTTTCTTCTCGAACAGCCGCTTCACCGCGGGTTACGGCAAGTTCTCCGGCGGCGACCCGATCGTGTACTTCTCCAACGCGTTCTCCAACAACGGTTTCTCGACCGGCCAGGAAGACACGTTCGGTCCGTGCGACGCGATCACCAATACCGATGGTTCGATCACCGTTGTCGAGAACGGCCAGTTCACCGGCTTCCCGGAATGCGCCCGTATCGCGGCGTCTGCCGAAGCGGCTGCCGGCCTGTCGGACACCCAGTCGACCGATCCGGACTTCGACGTGCCCACCGTGTCGCGCTTCAACGCAAGCTTCACGACCGATTTCGGCACGCCGACCGGCTTCTTCAGCGGCTGGCGCCTGAACCTCGACTACATCTACTCGCGGTTCCACGACACGCTGAACTTCGTCGACCTGGCGCAGACCCCGGACATTCGCACCAATGGCGGTTTCACCGTCGACGGTCGTCCGATCTACGCTGCAATCGACCCGACGGCCGCTGGCTGCGGTGCGACCCTGGTCGGTTCGGGCGGCACCCCGCCGGTGTACAACAACGTCACGCCTGCCTGTTTCGCGACCGGCCGGGACGACGAGATCCAGCTGACAAACGGCCCGTCCTATGACAGCCACGTCGCCTCGATCAGCCTTGCGAAGAACTTCAATGGCGGCATCATCACCGATGGCGGCAATGTGAACTTCCGTCTCGGCTACGCCTTCACCGACTCCAACAACAACCGGAATGTCGGTTCGTCGACTGCAACCTCGTCCTACGACGTGACGGCAGCCTTCGACCGCCAGAACCCGGCGATCTCGACGTCGAACTACGAGACGCGGCACAATTTCTCCGCCGCCCTCAACCTGCGCGAGCAGTTCATCGACGGCTATGACACCTCGCTGGGCATCTTCTTCCGTGCGTATGAAGGCAGGCCCTACAGCCTGACCTTCGACGGTGGCGGCGTGTTCAACGACAGCTCGTCGGGCAGCGACAACGCGGTTCTCTACATCCCGACCGGTGTGAACGACCCGAACGTGTCGCCCCTGTCGGATGCCGGTGCCGTGGCCGATCTGCTCAACTACCTGAACACCAGCGAAGTTGGTGAGCAGTGCAGCTTCACCGCCGGTCAGTCGATCGCCCGTAATTCCTGCCGCAACGACTGGAACTACGACCTCGACCTGCGCCTGAGCCAGGAAGTTCCGTTCATCGGTTCCTTCACCGGGATCGCCAACGACCGGCTCGAGCTGTTCGCGGACTTCGACAACTTCCTGAACTTCATCGACGACGGGGCGAACATCATCGCTTCGCGCGGTGACTTCGTGGACCTCGTCGATGGCGGCGTGGACGACCAGGGCCGGTACATCATCTCGGGCTTCAACCCGGACGATACCGAATTCGTCGGCACGACCAGCTCGATCTGGCGCATCCAGGTCGGCGTTCGCTACGAGTTCTGA